In Edaphobacter aggregans, the sequence CGGACGACTCCGTCACCACCCCCTCACTCACCATGGACCTCGGCTCCCCGCAACCGGTCGCCATCATCCGCCTGCGCGAAGCCATCCAGCTCGGTCAACGCATCGGAGCCTTCGCGCTCGACACCTGGCAATTCGACACCTGGCACGAAAGCGCAACCGGCACCAGCATCGGCTCCTGCCGCCTCATCCGACTCCCGCAACCCGTCACCACATCCCAGCTCCGCCTCCGCATCACCAACTCGCCCACCAGCATCGCCCTATCCGAGCTCTCCCTCTTCTAACGGCCGGTGCCCTATCTCGCACGGTTTTACTCGCAACTTTCTGCATCCTATGTCTAGCTGATGCAATAACTCTACTTCTTGCACGACGCTGAACCACTGCATTTGGGTTTTCCCGGCCTGACGATTACGTCCACGGAGATCTCCTCATGAAGTCAGTAGTCCTTCGCGTCCTCTCACGGTCCCTGCTCTCACTTACTCTGGCCTCCGTCTCGCTCTCCTCGCATGCGCAGCAGCTAGGCCACTACATCGGCGGATTCACAGGCCTTGAAAACGGTTCCTCCCCACCCCCCGGTCTCTACGTCGCCTCCTTCGGCCTGATCGAGCCCATCGACTCCATCAGAGGTCCTGCAGGCAACACTGTCCTCAAGCCCGACATCAACGTTGGCGGTGCCATCGCGGCTTACAGCGTCACCACGGAGAAGAAGTTCCTCGGCGCAGAATACGGGCTCGCCTTCATGGTCCCCGTGCTCAACACCCGATTCAACTCCAACCTCTTCGACGCCACGGAGGTATCTGCTGGCCTCTCCGACATCCTCTTCATGCCCATCAACCTCGGCTGGACAAAGGGCAAGGCCAACTACACCGTCAACTACAGCTTCTACGCCCCCACCGGAGAATTCGACCCCAACTCAGCTCTCAACCCCGGCCTCGGCTTCTGGGAGCACCAGATCCAGGGTGGCCTGACCTACAACATCGACAAGAAGAAGCTCTGGAACACCTCCGGCCTCACCACCTGGGAGATCAACCACAGCAAGCTCGGCACCAATTTGAAGACCGGGCCCATCTTCACCGGCGAGTACAGCTTCGGCCGCCGCTTCTTCAAATACCAGATGAACGCCGGTGTCGTCGGCTACGCCTCGCAGAAGCTCTCTCCTGACTCCGGCCTCCCCCCTCTGCTTAGCGGCTACCTCGACCGTGCCTTCGGTGTCGGCGGCGAGTGGAAGTACACCGACATCAAGCACAAGCTCGCCTTCGATGTCCGCTATCAGCAGCAATACGGAGTCCAGCTGCGCACCTCCGGCCAGGTCCTCATCTTCAGCATCACCTTCCTGAACATGTTGCCGCCACCCAAGCCAGCGAAGTGACCTGTTGGAACGACGTGGTGCGCCTCTACCGCCCGCGCACTCAGATCCTCACCGGCAAATGGAAGTTTCCCGAGGCCCAGCCCGAGTAGTGAAGCATCAACGACCACCAGGAGAGAAACCCTAAGACCCTGATGAAGGAGACACTGAATGAAAACGCATCGTCCACGTCGCTCTTTGCTGCCATTTCTACTGGTCGCCCTGATCGTCAGTGGCGCAGTCCGCTTTGCCATCGCACAGGAGGTTCTGCCGCCTCCGCCTCCTGTCTTTCAGGGGCAATAGGACTCAGCTACAAAGACTCCAAACCTGACTTCCCGAAGCCCGTTCAAGCTCCGAAGGGCGCACCGAATGTCCTGCTGATTCTCCTCGACGACATGGGCTACGGCGTCTCCAGCGCATTCGGCGGCCCGGCAAACATGCCAACGCTTGAGCGTCTCGCGCAGCACGGCCTCAAATACACAAACTTCCACACCACGGCCCTCTGCTCGCCCACGCGCGCCTCGCTCCTCACCGGTAGAAATCACCACACTGTCCACACCGGCGTCATCATGGAGGCCGCAACCGGATATCCCGGCTACGATACCGTCATGGGCCCCGACACCGCCACCGTCGGCGAAGTCCTTCGCCAGCACGGCTGGAACACCGCCTGGATCGGCAAAGACCACAACGTCCCCGACTGGGAATCCAGCGACGCCGGCCCCTTCAATCGTTGGCCAACCTCTCTCGGCTTCGAATACTTCTACGGCTTCGTCGGCGGCGACACCAGCCAGTGGCGTCCCAACGCCTACGACGGCACCAAGCCCATTGAGCCGTACATGAATAACCCGATTACAACTTCGACTACGACATCGCCGACCAGGCCATCCGCTATCTCCATCGCCACGACGCCGTCGCCCCCGACAAGCCCTTCTTCATCTACTACGCGCCCGGCGCAACCCACGCTCCGCACCACCCTAAAGCCGAATGGGTCGCCAAGTACAAGGGCAAGTTCGACGAAGGTTGGGACAAAATCCGCGAAGAGACCCTCGCGCGCCAGAAGCAGCTCGGCATCCTTCCCGCCAGCGGAGGTATGGGCAAGGGAGGCATACTGACTCTAACCTCCGACGGTAAACAGCTAGCCTCCGGAAGAATCGAGCGCACCGTACCCATCCGGTAC encodes:
- a CDS encoding transporter, with amino-acid sequence MKSVVLRVLSRSLLSLTLASVSLSSHAQQLGHYIGGFTGLENGSSPPPGLYVASFGLIEPIDSIRGPAGNTVLKPDINVGGAIAAYSVTTEKKFLGAEYGLAFMVPVLNTRFNSNLFDATEVSAGLSDILFMPINLGWTKGKANYTVNYSFYAPTGEFDPNSALNPGLGFWEHQIQGGLTYNIDKKKLWNTSGLTTWEINHSKLGTNLKTGPIFTGEYSFGRRFFKYQMNAGVVGYASQKLSPDSGLPPLLSGYLDRAFGVGGEWKYTDIKHKLAFDVRYQQQYGVQLRTSGQVLIFSITFLNMLPPPKPAK